One segment of Mycolicibacterium sp. YH-1 DNA contains the following:
- a CDS encoding glutamate synthase subunit beta — MADPRGFLKHTHRETPQRRPVPLRLRDWKEVYEDFSHDALQDQAARCMDCGIPFCHNGCPLGNLIPEWNDLVYKDRWRDAIERLHATNNFPEFTGRLCPAPCEASCVLGINQDAVTIKQVEVEIIDNAFDKGWVVPMLPDVQTGKKVAVVGSGPAGLAAAQQLTRAGHTVTVFERADRIGGLLRYGIPEFKMEKRHIDRRLEQMAAEGTQFRPGVNVGVDITVKQLRLNYDAVVLSGGATDWRDLPIPGRELKGIHQAMEFLPWANRVQQGDDVLDADGQPPITAKGKKVVIIGGGDTGADCLGTSHRQGAASVHQFEIMPRPPEERADSTPWPTYPLMYRVSSAHEEGGERVFSVNTEEFVGADGHVTALKVHEVVMQDGRFVKVEGSDFELEADLVLLAMGFVGPERAGLLTELKVELTDRGNVKRDDDFQTSLPGVFVAGDMGRGQSLIVWAIAEGRAAAAGVDRYLMGDSALPVPIKPTAAPQR; from the coding sequence GTGGCTGATCCGCGCGGCTTCCTCAAGCACACTCATCGCGAGACCCCGCAACGCCGGCCGGTCCCACTGCGCCTGCGCGACTGGAAAGAGGTCTACGAGGACTTCTCCCACGACGCACTGCAGGATCAGGCTGCCCGTTGCATGGACTGCGGCATTCCCTTCTGCCACAACGGTTGTCCGCTGGGAAACCTCATCCCCGAGTGGAATGACCTGGTGTACAAGGACCGGTGGCGCGATGCCATCGAGCGCCTGCACGCGACCAACAACTTCCCTGAGTTCACTGGGCGGCTCTGCCCGGCCCCGTGCGAGGCCTCCTGTGTCCTGGGCATCAACCAGGACGCGGTGACCATCAAGCAGGTCGAGGTCGAGATCATCGACAACGCCTTCGACAAGGGCTGGGTTGTTCCGATGCTGCCCGACGTGCAGACCGGTAAGAAGGTCGCCGTGGTCGGCTCCGGACCGGCCGGGCTGGCAGCTGCCCAGCAGCTCACCAGGGCCGGTCATACCGTCACGGTGTTCGAGCGGGCCGACCGCATCGGTGGTCTGCTGCGTTACGGCATCCCCGAGTTCAAGATGGAGAAGCGCCACATCGACCGGCGCCTGGAGCAGATGGCGGCCGAGGGCACCCAGTTCCGGCCCGGCGTCAACGTGGGCGTCGACATCACGGTGAAACAGCTGCGCCTGAACTATGACGCGGTGGTGCTGTCCGGCGGTGCGACCGATTGGCGTGATCTGCCGATTCCTGGCCGCGAACTCAAGGGCATCCATCAGGCGATGGAGTTCCTGCCGTGGGCCAACCGCGTGCAGCAGGGCGATGACGTTCTCGATGCCGACGGCCAGCCGCCGATCACCGCGAAGGGCAAGAAGGTCGTCATCATCGGTGGTGGCGACACGGGTGCTGACTGCCTGGGAACGTCGCACCGTCAGGGCGCGGCGAGTGTCCACCAGTTCGAGATCATGCCGCGGCCTCCCGAGGAGCGCGCGGACTCGACGCCGTGGCCCACCTACCCGCTGATGTACCGGGTGTCCTCGGCGCACGAGGAGGGTGGCGAGCGGGTGTTCTCGGTCAACACCGAGGAGTTCGTCGGCGCCGATGGCCACGTCACCGCGCTCAAGGTGCATGAGGTCGTCATGCAGGACGGCAGGTTCGTCAAGGTCGAGGGCAGTGACTTCGAACTCGAGGCCGACCTGGTGTTGCTCGCGATGGGCTTTGTGGGCCCGGAGCGCGCGGGACTGCTGACCGAGTTGAAGGTGGAGCTGACCGACCGCGGCAACGTCAAGCGTGACGACGACTTCCAGACGTCGCTGCCGGGCGTGTTCGTGGCCGGTGACATGGGACGCGGACAGTCGCTGATCGTGTGGGCGATTGCCGAGGGCCGTGCCGCCGCTGCTGGTGTGGATCGGTATCTGATGGGGGACAGTGCGCTGCCCGTGCCCATCAAGCCGACCGCCGCGCCGCAGCGATGA
- the gltB gene encoding glutamate synthase large subunit, protein MAPKAVGLYNPAYEHDSCGVAMVADIHGRRSRDIVDKAIAALVNLEHRGAQGAEPSTGDGAGILLQVPDEFLRAVCAEQGDFELPAAGSYATGIAFLPQSAKDAAAACEAVGKIVEAEGLTLLGWREVPTDDSSLGALARDAMPTFRQVFIAGAEGMDLERKAFVVRKRAEHELGTKGPGQDGPGRETVYFPSLSGQTFVYKGMLTTPQLKAFYLDLQDERMMSALGIVHSRFSTNTFPSWPLAHPFRRVAHNGEINTVTGNENWMRAREALIRTNAFGTEGLDKIVPICTPGASDTARFDEVLELLHLGGRSLPHAVLMMIPEAWERHESMDPARRAFYEFHDSLMEPWDGPAAVCFTDGTVIGAVLDRNGLRPSRIWVTEDGLVVMASEAGVLDLDPSTVVQKLRLRPGRMFLVDTAQGRIVSDEEIKSELAAEHPYQEWLDAGLFPLDELPPGDYVRMPHHRVVLRQQIFGYTYEELNMLVAPMARTGAEALGSMGTDTPVAVLSQRPRMLFDYFQQLFAQVTNPPLDAIREEVVTSLQGVIGPEGDLLNPGPESCRQIVLSQPILRNADLSKLICVDPDHEIRGHKHGMRAAVIRCLYPVNRGGQGLKEALNTVRAKVSEAIREGARIIVLSDRESNETMAPIPSLLSVAAVHHHLVGERTRTKVGLVVEAGDAREVHHMAMLCGFGAAAINPYMAFESIEDMVDRGVITGINSDQAKANYVKAAGKGVLKVMSKMGISTLASYTGAQLFQAIGISQGVLDEYFIGLSCPVGGIDLEDIASDVASRHALAFLDRPDERAHRELEVGGEYQWRREGEYHLFNPDTVFKLQHSTRTGQYKVFKEYTALVDDQSEQMASLRGLLKFREGVRQPVPLDEVESAADIVKRFSTGAMSYGSISAEAHETLAIAMNRLGARSNSGEGGESVDRFEPDDNGDWRRSAIKQVASGRFGVTSHYLTNCTDIQIKMAQGAKPGEGGQLPGHKVYPWVAEVRHSTPGVGLISPPPHHDIYSIEDLAQLIHDLKNANPSARVHVKLVSENGVGTVAAGVSKAHADVVLISGHDGGTGATPLTSQKHAGAPWELGLAETQQTLLLNGLRDRIVVQVDGQLKTGRDVVIAALLGAEEFGFATAPLVVAGCIMMRVCHLDTCPVGVATQNPLLRERFNGKPEFVENFFMFIADEVRELMAELGFRTVNEMVGQVGALDTTQAAEHWKAHKLDLSPVLYEPESAFMNQDLYCSSRQDHGLDKALDQQLIAQSREALDSGSPVRFATKITNVNRTVGTMLGHEVTKAYGGQGLPDGTIDITFDGSAGNSFGAFVPKGVTLRVYGDANDYVGKGLSGGRIVVRPSEQAPEDFAAEDNIIAGNVILFGATSGQAFIRGQSGERFAVRNSGAHAVVEGVGDHGCEYMTGGRVVILGPTGRNFAAGMSGGIAYVYDPNTALSENLNGEMVALEGLDDDDVGWLRDMLVAHVDATDSAVGQRVLADWEGELKHFVKVMPRDYKRVLEAIAEAERNGQDVGTAIMAATSG, encoded by the coding sequence ATGGCGCCCAAGGCGGTCGGGCTGTACAACCCCGCATATGAGCACGATTCCTGTGGTGTCGCGATGGTTGCGGACATCCACGGACGACGTAGCCGTGACATTGTGGACAAGGCCATTGCGGCGCTGGTGAACCTCGAGCACCGCGGTGCTCAGGGTGCCGAGCCGAGTACGGGTGACGGTGCCGGAATCCTGCTTCAGGTGCCCGACGAGTTCCTGCGTGCGGTCTGTGCGGAACAAGGGGACTTCGAGCTTCCCGCGGCAGGCAGCTACGCCACCGGTATCGCGTTCCTCCCGCAGTCGGCCAAGGATGCGGCCGCTGCTTGTGAGGCCGTTGGAAAGATCGTCGAAGCCGAGGGTCTGACGCTGCTCGGCTGGCGCGAGGTTCCCACCGATGACTCCTCACTGGGTGCACTGGCGCGAGATGCGATGCCGACGTTCCGTCAGGTGTTCATCGCTGGCGCCGAGGGTATGGACTTGGAGCGCAAGGCTTTCGTGGTGCGCAAGCGCGCTGAACACGAGCTGGGCACCAAGGGCCCGGGCCAGGACGGTCCCGGACGCGAAACCGTGTACTTCCCAAGCCTTTCCGGTCAGACTTTCGTCTACAAGGGCATGCTGACCACGCCTCAGCTCAAGGCCTTCTACCTGGATCTCCAGGACGAGCGCATGATGAGCGCGCTGGGCATCGTGCACTCGCGGTTCTCCACCAACACCTTCCCGTCGTGGCCGCTGGCTCACCCGTTCCGACGGGTCGCCCACAACGGCGAGATCAACACCGTCACAGGCAATGAGAACTGGATGCGGGCGCGCGAGGCGCTGATCCGCACCAACGCCTTCGGGACCGAGGGGCTCGACAAGATCGTTCCGATCTGCACCCCCGGCGCATCCGACACCGCGCGTTTCGACGAGGTGCTGGAGTTGCTGCACCTCGGCGGTCGCAGCCTGCCGCACGCGGTGCTGATGATGATCCCCGAGGCCTGGGAGCGTCACGAGTCGATGGACCCCGCGCGTCGCGCGTTCTACGAGTTCCACGACTCGCTGATGGAACCGTGGGACGGCCCGGCTGCGGTGTGCTTCACCGATGGCACCGTCATCGGCGCCGTGCTCGACCGCAACGGCCTGCGCCCGTCTCGGATCTGGGTGACCGAAGACGGTCTCGTCGTGATGGCATCCGAAGCCGGTGTGCTCGACCTGGACCCGTCCACCGTCGTACAGAAGTTGCGCCTCCGGCCCGGCCGGATGTTCCTGGTGGACACCGCCCAGGGCCGAATCGTCTCCGACGAGGAGATCAAGTCCGAACTCGCCGCCGAGCATCCGTATCAGGAGTGGCTCGACGCGGGCCTGTTCCCTCTCGACGAGCTGCCCCCCGGCGATTACGTCCGCATGCCGCACCACCGGGTGGTGTTGCGCCAGCAGATCTTCGGCTACACCTACGAGGAACTGAACATGCTGGTGGCGCCGATGGCGCGCACCGGCGCCGAGGCCCTCGGTTCGATGGGAACCGACACACCGGTCGCCGTGCTCTCGCAGCGCCCCCGCATGCTGTTCGACTACTTCCAGCAGCTGTTCGCCCAGGTGACCAACCCGCCGCTGGACGCCATCCGCGAAGAGGTCGTGACCAGCCTGCAGGGCGTGATCGGACCCGAGGGGGACCTGCTCAACCCGGGTCCCGAGTCGTGTCGCCAGATCGTGCTGTCCCAGCCGATCCTGCGTAATGCCGATCTGTCGAAGTTGATCTGCGTTGATCCCGACCACGAGATCCGCGGCCACAAGCACGGTATGCGCGCCGCGGTGATCCGCTGTCTGTACCCGGTGAATCGGGGCGGACAGGGCCTCAAAGAAGCGCTGAACACCGTGCGCGCCAAGGTGTCGGAGGCGATCCGCGAGGGTGCCCGCATCATCGTGCTGTCCGACCGCGAGTCCAACGAGACCATGGCGCCGATCCCGTCGCTGTTGTCCGTTGCGGCCGTGCATCACCACCTCGTCGGTGAGCGCACCCGCACCAAGGTCGGCCTCGTGGTCGAGGCCGGCGACGCGCGCGAGGTGCACCACATGGCCATGCTGTGTGGCTTCGGCGCCGCCGCGATCAACCCGTACATGGCCTTCGAGTCGATCGAGGACATGGTCGACCGCGGCGTGATCACCGGAATCAACAGCGACCAGGCCAAGGCCAACTACGTCAAGGCAGCGGGCAAGGGCGTGCTCAAGGTGATGTCCAAGATGGGCATCTCCACCCTGGCCTCCTACACGGGTGCGCAGCTGTTCCAGGCCATCGGCATCTCGCAGGGCGTGCTCGACGAGTACTTCATCGGGCTGAGCTGCCCGGTCGGCGGAATCGACCTCGAGGACATCGCCAGCGACGTCGCCTCCCGGCACGCGCTGGCCTTCCTGGACCGGCCCGACGAGCGCGCCCACCGCGAGCTCGAGGTGGGCGGTGAGTACCAGTGGCGTCGCGAGGGTGAGTATCACCTGTTCAACCCGGACACGGTGTTCAAGCTGCAGCACTCCACCCGCACCGGGCAGTACAAGGTCTTCAAGGAGTACACCGCACTGGTCGACGACCAGAGTGAGCAGATGGCCTCGCTTCGCGGTCTGCTGAAGTTCCGCGAGGGGGTGCGCCAGCCGGTTCCGCTGGACGAGGTGGAATCGGCCGCCGATATCGTCAAGCGGTTCTCGACGGGCGCCATGAGCTACGGGTCGATCTCGGCCGAGGCGCACGAGACGCTGGCCATTGCGATGAACCGCCTTGGCGCCCGGTCGAACTCGGGCGAGGGCGGCGAGAGCGTGGACCGTTTCGAGCCCGATGACAATGGCGACTGGCGTCGCAGTGCCATCAAGCAGGTGGCGTCTGGCCGGTTCGGTGTCACCAGTCACTACCTGACCAACTGCACCGACATTCAGATCAAGATGGCGCAGGGCGCCAAACCCGGTGAGGGCGGCCAGCTTCCGGGGCACAAGGTGTACCCGTGGGTGGCCGAGGTGCGGCACTCGACCCCGGGTGTCGGCCTGATCTCGCCGCCGCCGCACCACGACATCTACTCGATCGAGGATCTTGCCCAGCTGATCCACGACCTGAAGAACGCCAACCCGAGCGCCCGCGTGCACGTGAAGCTGGTGTCCGAGAACGGCGTCGGAACCGTGGCCGCGGGTGTCTCCAAGGCACACGCTGATGTGGTGCTGATCTCGGGTCACGACGGTGGCACCGGTGCCACCCCGCTGACCTCACAGAAGCACGCCGGTGCGCCGTGGGAACTTGGTCTCGCCGAGACTCAGCAGACCCTGCTGCTCAACGGACTTCGCGACCGCATCGTGGTCCAGGTCGACGGTCAGCTCAAGACGGGCCGCGACGTGGTTATCGCCGCGCTCCTGGGTGCCGAGGAGTTCGGTTTCGCCACCGCGCCGCTGGTCGTGGCTGGCTGCATCATGATGCGGGTCTGCCACCTCGACACCTGCCCGGTGGGTGTCGCCACCCAGAATCCGCTGCTGCGCGAGCGGTTCAATGGCAAGCCCGAGTTCGTCGAGAACTTCTTCATGTTCATCGCCGATGAGGTCCGTGAACTCATGGCGGAGTTGGGCTTCCGCACCGTCAACGAGATGGTCGGCCAAGTCGGCGCCCTGGACACCACCCAGGCCGCCGAGCATTGGAAGGCGCACAAGCTCGACCTGTCGCCGGTGCTGTACGAACCCGAATCGGCGTTCATGAACCAGGACCTGTACTGCAGCTCGCGTCAGGACCACGGCCTCGACAAGGCGCTGGACCAGCAGTTGATTGCCCAGAGCCGTGAGGCCCTTGACTCGGGATCGCCGGTGCGATTCGCCACCAAGATCACGAATGTCAACCGCACGGTCGGCACCATGCTCGGCCATGAGGTCACCAAGGCCTATGGCGGGCAGGGGCTTCCGGACGGCACCATCGACATCACCTTCGATGGCTCGGCCGGAAACAGCTTCGGCGCGTTCGTTCCCAAGGGTGTCACCCTGCGGGTCTACGGCGACGCCAACGACTACGTCGGCAAGGGCCTGTCGGGTGGCCGGATTGTGGTCCGCCCGTCCGAGCAGGCGCCCGAGGACTTCGCCGCCGAGGACAACATCATCGCCGGCAACGTGATTCTGTTCGGCGCCACCAGCGGTCAGGCGTTCATCCGGGGTCAGAGCGGCGAGCGGTTCGCCGTCCGTAACTCCGGTGCGCACGCCGTCGTCGAGGGCGTCGGCGACCACGGCTGTGAGTACATGACCGGCGGACGGGTAGTGATCCTCGGCCCGACCGGCCGCAACTTCGCCGCGGGAATGTCGGGCGGTATCGCCTACGTGTACGACCCGAACACCGCACTGAGTGAGAACCTCAACGGTGAGATGGTCGCACTCGAGGGATTGGACGATGACGACGTCGGCTGGCTGCGTGACATGCTCGTCGCGCACGTCGACGCAACGGATTCGGCTGTGGGCCAACGTGTCCTCGCCGATTGGGAGGGTGAGCTGAAGCACTTCGTCAAGGTCATGCCACGCGACTACAAGCGCGTGCTGGAGGCGATCGCCGAGGCCGAACGCAACGGCCAGGACGTCGGCACCGCGATCATGGCGGCCACCAGTGGCTGA
- a CDS encoding DNA-3-methyladenine glycosylase, whose protein sequence is MDAEPLRRTVAFSGPASPTLTLSPLRRGPGDPCFQLADGAIWKTSLQTSGPVSARILKTGRDTVECEAWGDGAAEFVDGLPAFLGAHDDAAGFAPREPTIAAAYRRVPHLRLGRTERVLEALLPAVLEQRVAGKDAFRAWRLLVTKFGTPAPGPAPARMRVPPAADVWRRIPSWEFHLANVDPGRARTLVSCAQRAASLERLTARPSADAREALRSLPGVGEWTAAETAQRAWGDADALSVGDYHLSNVVGCTLLGHRVDDAEMLELLEPLRPHRHRAVRLLEVSGMARNPRYGARMAIPDLRSL, encoded by the coding sequence GTGGACGCTGAACCGCTGCGCAGGACTGTGGCGTTCTCAGGCCCCGCGAGTCCGACGCTGACGCTGTCACCGCTGCGACGCGGCCCCGGTGACCCGTGTTTCCAACTGGCCGACGGCGCGATTTGGAAGACCAGCCTGCAGACCAGCGGCCCGGTGAGCGCCCGCATTCTCAAGACCGGCCGCGACACGGTCGAGTGTGAGGCCTGGGGTGACGGCGCAGCCGAGTTCGTCGACGGCCTGCCCGCCTTCCTCGGTGCCCACGATGACGCGGCAGGATTCGCGCCCCGCGAACCGACGATCGCCGCCGCGTATCGACGCGTTCCCCACCTTCGGCTCGGGCGCACAGAACGCGTGCTGGAGGCCCTGCTGCCCGCCGTCCTGGAACAGCGCGTCGCAGGTAAGGACGCGTTTCGCGCATGGCGTCTGCTGGTCACGAAGTTCGGCACACCCGCACCCGGACCCGCTCCCGCCCGGATGCGCGTGCCGCCTGCCGCCGACGTGTGGCGGCGCATCCCGTCCTGGGAGTTCCACCTCGCCAACGTCGATCCCGGACGCGCCAGGACGCTGGTGTCGTGCGCGCAGCGGGCTGCCTCACTGGAACGGTTGACGGCGCGCCCCAGCGCCGACGCGCGAGAGGCGTTGCGATCGCTACCCGGGGTGGGCGAGTGGACCGCCGCCGAGACCGCCCAACGCGCCTGGGGCGACGCCGACGCACTGTCGGTCGGTGACTACCACCTGTCGAACGTGGTCGGCTGCACCCTGCTGGGCCACCGCGTCGACGATGCCGAGATGCTGGAGCTGCTGGAACCGCTACGGCCGCACCGGCATCGGGCCGTGCGGCTCCTCGAAGTCAGTGGCATGGCGCGTAATCCACGCTACGGCGCGCGCATGGCGATCCCGGATCTGCGCAGTCTTTGA
- the aqpZ gene encoding aquaporin Z, giving the protein MTTPTMTHRLAAEFIGTFWLVLGGCGSAVFAAKFIADDGVSLGIGFLGVALAFGLTVLTGVYAFGTISGGHFNPAVTLGAALAHRVEWKALPGYWIAQVIGGLVGGAVIYVIARGQDGWTATGNMAANGFGDHSPGGYSMVAVLVAEVVLTGVFLLVILGSTDNRAPKGFAGLAIGLTLTLIHLISIPISNTSVNPARSTGVAFFNGDGAPAQLWLFWLAPLVGAAIAGIAYPYLFGRAEELADRPVRDDALDQQRA; this is encoded by the coding sequence ATGACAACCCCGACCATGACTCACCGCTTGGCAGCTGAGTTCATCGGTACATTCTGGCTTGTACTCGGCGGCTGCGGTAGTGCGGTGTTCGCCGCGAAGTTCATCGCCGACGATGGCGTCTCGCTTGGCATCGGATTCCTCGGTGTCGCACTGGCGTTCGGCCTGACTGTGCTCACCGGTGTGTACGCGTTCGGCACCATCTCGGGTGGCCATTTCAACCCGGCCGTCACGCTCGGCGCCGCCCTCGCGCACAGGGTGGAGTGGAAGGCACTGCCCGGCTACTGGATTGCACAGGTCATCGGCGGCCTCGTCGGCGGTGCGGTGATCTACGTGATCGCCAGGGGCCAGGACGGCTGGACGGCGACCGGCAACATGGCCGCCAACGGTTTTGGCGACCATTCACCCGGTGGTTACTCAATGGTGGCGGTGCTCGTCGCCGAAGTCGTCCTGACCGGCGTGTTCCTACTCGTCATCCTCGGCTCCACCGACAACCGGGCGCCAAAGGGATTCGCGGGCTTGGCAATCGGGCTGACGCTGACACTCATCCACCTCATCTCGATCCCGATCTCGAACACCTCGGTGAACCCGGCGCGGTCGACTGGCGTCGCGTTCTTCAACGGTGACGGAGCCCCCGCTCAGCTCTGGCTGTTCTGGTTGGCACCTCTGGTCGGCGCCGCGATCGCCGGTATCGCCTACCCGTATCTGTTCGGCCGCGCCGAGGAACTGGCCGACAGGCCCGTCCGCGACGATGCGCTCGATCAGCAGAGGGCCTGA
- a CDS encoding PaaI family thioesterase, whose amino-acid sequence MRHHASNTPIGRFRIETLEEGVDRCAATMPIEGLLNPATGEPSLGPLAVLTDHIAGLLNHHRRHDHEWTVSSELSLELAPDAAAAVAAAGDETVLGISRPMSGKHATAVGECELLLAGRLIGSGTVRSFYIDHPGEFAEAPAREGDMEEKFGLSDMMAIDSPRVEGDSVILGQRADRVLNNNIDVVHGGIASAGLEIAASAAVNAGRSEGPLITASLRVNFLRQFLAGGESRYVGTPLRVGRRSGVADAQAIGADGKVAIIARLTAYRS is encoded by the coding sequence ATGCGACACCACGCGAGCAACACGCCGATCGGCAGATTCCGGATCGAGACCCTCGAGGAAGGCGTCGACCGATGCGCCGCCACGATGCCCATCGAGGGGTTGCTCAACCCAGCCACCGGGGAGCCCAGCCTGGGCCCACTGGCAGTCCTGACCGATCACATCGCCGGATTGCTCAACCACCACCGCCGCCATGACCACGAATGGACTGTGTCCAGCGAACTCTCCCTGGAACTGGCACCCGACGCCGCCGCGGCGGTCGCTGCCGCAGGTGACGAGACCGTGCTGGGCATCAGCCGGCCGATGAGCGGCAAGCACGCCACCGCGGTCGGCGAGTGCGAGTTGCTTCTCGCGGGCAGGCTGATCGGGAGCGGGACCGTGCGGTCGTTCTACATCGACCACCCTGGCGAGTTCGCCGAGGCGCCCGCCCGCGAGGGCGACATGGAGGAGAAGTTCGGCCTCTCCGACATGATGGCGATCGACTCCCCGCGTGTCGAAGGCGACTCGGTGATCCTGGGACAACGCGCCGATCGCGTGCTCAACAACAACATCGACGTCGTCCACGGTGGTATCGCCTCGGCAGGCCTGGAGATTGCCGCGTCGGCCGCCGTGAACGCAGGCCGCTCCGAGGGTCCGCTGATCACCGCATCCCTTCGAGTGAACTTTCTGCGGCAGTTCTTGGCGGGCGGGGAGTCCCGCTACGTGGGAACGCCATTGCGCGTCGGGCGCCGCAGCGGCGTCGCCGACGCGCAGGCGATCGGCGCCGACGGTAAGGTCGCGATCATCGCCCGCCTCACCGCATATCGCAGCTAG
- a CDS encoding DUF427 domain-containing protein: protein MTDRPVLEPTAEHPITVTPTARHVVVRVHGDVVAETDDALTLQESTYPAVQYIPLADVAERFLRRSDTTTYCPYKGEANYYDVTTGQNTVADAIWTYEQPYPAVAAIAGHVAFYADKADVVVAT from the coding sequence ATGACCGATCGACCCGTTCTAGAACCCACCGCCGAACATCCGATAACCGTCACGCCGACCGCCCGACACGTCGTCGTACGGGTGCACGGTGACGTCGTCGCCGAAACCGACGATGCGCTGACGCTGCAGGAATCCACCTACCCCGCCGTTCAGTACATTCCGCTCGCGGACGTCGCCGAACGCTTCCTGCGGCGCAGCGATACCACCACCTACTGCCCATACAAGGGTGAGGCCAACTACTACGACGTCACCACCGGCCAGAACACGGTCGCCGACGCCATCTGGACCTACGAGCAGCCGTACCCGGCGGTCGCCGCGATCGCAGGTCACGTCGCGTTCTACGCAGACAAGGCCGACGTCGTCGTGGCGACGTAG
- a CDS encoding Dps family protein, which produces MPTFTLPGLSDKAGREVAELLQKLLSTYNDLHLTLKHVHWNVVGPNFIGVHEMIDPQVELVRGYADDAAERIAALGASPKGTPGAILKDRTWDDYSVGRDTVQAHLAALDLVYTGVIEDARKAIDTLDDIDLVSQDMVIGQVGELEKFQWFVRAHLENSGGQLSSQGATTEKKAAQNAKKRAPVK; this is translated from the coding sequence ATGCCTACATTCACTCTTCCGGGCCTATCCGACAAGGCCGGCCGCGAGGTCGCTGAACTGCTGCAGAAGCTGCTCAGCACCTACAACGACCTGCACCTCACGCTCAAACACGTGCACTGGAATGTGGTTGGTCCGAACTTCATCGGCGTGCACGAGATGATCGATCCGCAGGTAGAGCTGGTGCGCGGCTACGCCGACGACGCGGCCGAGCGGATCGCGGCGCTGGGCGCGTCGCCGAAGGGCACGCCAGGCGCGATCTTGAAGGACCGCACCTGGGACGACTACTCCGTCGGCCGGGACACCGTGCAGGCGCATCTTGCCGCGCTGGATCTGGTGTACACCGGGGTGATCGAGGACGCTCGAAAGGCGATCGACACGCTCGACGACATCGATCTCGTCTCGCAGGACATGGTGATCGGTCAGGTCGGCGAACTGGAGAAGTTCCAGTGGTTCGTCCGCGCGCACCTGGAGAACTCCGGGGGTCAGCTGTCCAGCCAGGGCGCGACCACCGAGAAGAAGGCCGCGCAGAACGCCAAGAAGAGAGCTCCGGTTAAGTAG
- a CDS encoding ABC transporter ATP-binding protein, translating into MAKVEFRDVTRQYPGGRSGDTVALKGLNLTVSDGEFLILVGPSGCGKSTALRLLAGLDKPTSGEIRIGGAVVNELSPGARDIAMVFQNYALYPHMTVYRNLAYGLRQRRTPRAEIARRVSETAELLQISELLDRKPGQLSGGQRQRVAMGRALVRKPQAFLLDEPLSNLDAKLRNQVRGDLKRLHRELPVTSIYVTHDQVEAMTLGDRLCVMSNGEVQQIGSTDDIYNRPANTFVAAFMGSPPMNLMPGIVRGGALHIGGVQVTSVAEPDGPVTVGARPEHLRLHTTNIGGMVPARVDFVEPLGSHVLVTALVGDEVQPSAEPTRVIVQAPAGTELDSGTRIGLALTPERTHFFDDETGNARHRSERIAH; encoded by the coding sequence TTGGCAAAAGTGGAGTTCCGCGATGTCACGCGGCAGTACCCGGGAGGGCGTTCGGGAGACACCGTCGCCCTGAAGGGCCTCAACCTGACGGTGTCGGATGGGGAGTTCCTGATCCTGGTCGGGCCGTCTGGCTGCGGCAAGAGCACCGCCCTGCGACTGCTCGCCGGCCTGGACAAGCCGACGTCTGGCGAGATCAGGATCGGCGGGGCGGTGGTCAACGAGCTGAGTCCCGGCGCACGTGACATCGCGATGGTGTTCCAGAACTACGCGCTGTACCCGCACATGACCGTCTACCGGAACCTCGCCTACGGGCTGCGGCAGCGCAGAACGCCTCGTGCCGAGATCGCGCGCCGGGTCAGCGAGACCGCCGAGCTGCTGCAGATCAGCGAGCTGCTCGATCGCAAGCCCGGTCAACTCTCGGGCGGACAACGACAGCGGGTGGCGATGGGCCGCGCACTGGTTCGCAAACCGCAGGCGTTCCTGCTCGACGAGCCGCTGTCCAATCTCGATGCGAAGCTTCGCAATCAGGTTCGCGGCGACCTTAAGCGGTTGCACCGCGAGTTACCCGTCACCTCCATCTATGTGACTCACGATCAGGTCGAGGCGATGACCCTGGGCGACAGGCTGTGTGTGATGTCCAACGGCGAGGTCCAACAGATCGGCTCCACCGACGACATCTACAACCGCCCGGCCAACACGTTCGTCGCGGCGTTCATGGGTAGTCCGCCGATGAATCTGATGCCGGGGATCGTGCGCGGCGGAGCGCTGCACATCGGTGGCGTGCAGGTCACGTCGGTGGCCGAACCCGACGGCCCGGTGACCGTCGGGGCACGGCCCGAGCATCTTCGGCTGCACACCACGAACATCGGCGGCATGGTGCCCGCGCGGGTCGACTTCGTCGAGCCACTCGGCAGCCATGTCCTGGTCACCGCGCTCGTCGGGGACGAAGTCCAGCCGTCCGCCGAGCCGACGCGGGTGATCGTGCAGGCGCCGGCCGGTACCGAGCTGGACTCCGGCACTCGCATCGGGCTCGCACTCACACCCGAGCGGACACACTTCTTCGACGACGAGACCGGGAATGCCAGACATCGATCCGAACGCATTGCGCACTAG